In Aedes albopictus strain Foshan chromosome 3, AalbF5, whole genome shotgun sequence, the following are encoded in one genomic region:
- the LOC109401259 gene encoding luc7-like protein 3 isoform X2: MDVARQLLDELMGRNRNLDPSVKTKELNWEDEEFCTYFMVKFCPHELFVNTRADLGQCGKLHDEEAKKLFDAAKQCRKKIQYEEDFLRFCTNMINEVDRKIVKGQQRLLLMNSKLEARPVSKQQEQINTMNEKIEKLLREAEEAGIRGDVDQAQSLMQMSDQLKEEKDELIKQHESNGWSVTAEYAASQEKQMEVCQVCGAFLIVGDAQQRIDDHLTGKQHLGYSKLRQAVEEMMEARKKPSPRPDERRRDDDRRRDRRRDDHRPRDRDDRFKRDDRRRDRRDFRDRDYERHERRDRDRGDRDYERQYKRSERHRSRSRSH, from the exons ATGGATGTCGCGAGGCAACTGCTGGACGAACTGATGGGTCGGAATCGGAATTTGGATCCTTCGGTTAAAACCAAAGAACTCAACTGGGAAGACGAGGAG TTCTGTACATATTTCATGGTCAAATTCTGTCCACACGAATTGTTCGTCAATACGCGGGCAGATTTGGGCCAGTGCGGAAAGTTACACGATGAGGAGGCGAAAAAGCTGTTCGACGCGGCCAAACAGTGCCGCAAGAAGATCCAGTACGAGGAAGATTTCCTCCGGTTCTGCACCAACATGATCAACGAAGTCGACCGGAAGATTGTGAAAGGTCAGCAAAGACTTCTTCTGATGAACAGCAAACTGGAGGCTCGCCCGGTTTCCAAGCAGCAGGAGCAGATCAACACCATGAACGAGAAGATTGAGAAGCTGTTGCGGGAAGCCGAGGAAGCTGGAATCCGGGGAGATGTGGATCAGGCACAG AGCTTGATGCAAATGAGCGATCAGCTCAAGGAAGAGAAGGACGAACTGATCAAACAGCACGAATCAAACGGATGGTCCGTCACGGCGGAATACGCCGCATCGCAGGAAAAGCAAATGGAAGTGTGTCAGGTTTGCGGTGCATTCCTTATAGTGGGTGATGCTCAGCAACGAATCGATGATCATCTTACCGGGAAGCAACATTTAGG TTATTCGAAATTGAGGCAGGCGGTTGAGGAAATGATGGAGGCAAGGAAGAAGCCTTCTCCACGCCCTGATGAGCGTCGACGAGATGATGATCGTAGACGTGACCGACGTCGGGATGATCATAGACCGAG AGATCGTGACGATCGCTTCAAGCGGGACGATAGGCGCCGCGACCGGCGGGATTTTAGAGATCGAGACTACGAGCGACACGAAAGGCGTGATCGAGATCGTGGAGATCGTGATTATGAACGGCAATATAAGAGAT ctgaacgCCACCGCAGCAGAAGTCGCAGCCACTAA